The following proteins are co-located in the Dyadobacter chenwenxiniae genome:
- a CDS encoding acyl-CoA carboxylase subunit beta, whose protein sequence is MTNQESLPQLIQVLQQKYEQVKLGGGHKKIEAQHKKGKLTARERIDYLIDTDSYFLEIGAFTADGMYAEEGGCPSGGVVAGIGYVSGKQCLIVANDATVKAGAWFPIAAKKNLRAQEIAMENRLPVIYLVDSAGVYLPMQAEVFADKEHFGRIFRNNAQMSAMGIVQISAIMGSCVAGGAYLPIMSDEAFIVEGTGSVYLAGPYLVKSSIGEDVDSESLGGASMHCEISGVTDNKFPDDKSCLDAIKRHIDKIGRPASAGFDKKTPLAPKRIPEEIYTLLPTDRLKPYDMRHILECIVDDSELDEYKPDYGKTLICAYARVDGWAVGIVANQRKMVKSGKGEMQMGGVIYGESADKAARFIMNCNQKKIPLIFFHDVTGFMVGSRAEQGGIIKDGAKMVNAVANSVVPKFTFVVGNSYGAGNYAMCGKAYDPRLIFAWPTAQMAVMSGATAAKTLLQVQTATLKAKGETITPEAEKALLDEITDRYNQELSPYYAAARLWVDGIIDPVETRKIISMGIAAADQSPIEKPFNVGVMQV, encoded by the coding sequence ATGACTAATCAAGAAAGTCTTCCCCAACTCATCCAGGTTCTCCAGCAAAAATACGAGCAGGTAAAACTCGGCGGTGGTCACAAAAAAATTGAAGCACAACATAAAAAAGGCAAGCTCACAGCCAGAGAAAGAATTGATTATCTGATCGACACGGATTCGTATTTCCTTGAGATCGGAGCTTTTACAGCGGATGGCATGTACGCCGAAGAAGGCGGATGTCCGTCCGGCGGCGTGGTCGCTGGGATCGGCTATGTTTCAGGAAAACAATGTCTGATCGTCGCTAACGACGCTACTGTGAAAGCAGGCGCATGGTTTCCGATTGCCGCCAAGAAAAACCTCCGTGCGCAGGAGATTGCCATGGAAAACCGCTTGCCGGTCATTTATCTTGTGGATAGCGCAGGCGTTTATCTGCCCATGCAGGCTGAGGTTTTTGCGGATAAGGAACATTTCGGACGGATTTTCAGGAACAATGCACAAATGTCTGCCATGGGAATTGTGCAGATTTCCGCCATTATGGGCAGTTGTGTCGCAGGTGGCGCATATTTGCCCATCATGTCCGACGAAGCATTTATAGTCGAAGGAACCGGCTCGGTTTATCTAGCCGGACCCTATCTGGTAAAATCGTCCATTGGCGAAGATGTGGATTCGGAGTCACTGGGCGGGGCTTCCATGCATTGCGAGATTTCCGGCGTGACCGACAACAAGTTTCCGGACGACAAATCCTGTCTGGATGCCATTAAGCGACATATTGATAAAATTGGAAGGCCCGCTTCCGCAGGTTTTGATAAAAAAACACCCCTCGCACCCAAGCGCATTCCCGAAGAAATTTACACACTATTGCCCACGGACCGACTAAAACCGTACGACATGCGCCATATCCTGGAATGCATTGTGGACGACTCTGAGCTGGATGAATACAAGCCCGATTATGGAAAAACATTGATTTGTGCTTATGCGCGCGTGGATGGCTGGGCTGTCGGCATTGTGGCCAATCAGCGCAAGATGGTCAAATCCGGGAAGGGTGAAATGCAAATGGGTGGTGTGATTTATGGCGAATCGGCCGATAAAGCCGCACGGTTTATTATGAATTGTAATCAGAAAAAAATTCCTTTGATCTTCTTCCACGACGTGACGGGCTTTATGGTAGGAAGTCGTGCAGAGCAAGGGGGGATCATTAAAGACGGTGCAAAAATGGTGAATGCCGTTGCCAATTCTGTTGTTCCAAAATTCACTTTTGTTGTAGGCAATTCTTACGGCGCCGGCAATTATGCCATGTGCGGAAAGGCTTATGATCCGCGATTGATCTTTGCCTGGCCCACCGCCCAAATGGCTGTTATGAGCGGCGCGACAGCAGCAAAAACGCTGTTGCAAGTACAAACAGCAACATTAAAAGCAAAAGGCGAGACCATCACGCCCGAAGCTGAAAAAGCATTGCTCGATGAAATCACGGATCGTTATAATCAGGAACTATCACCTTACTACGCTGCGGCACGATTATGGGTCGACGGCATCATTGATCCGGTAGAAACACGGAAAATTATTTCTATGGGCATTGCAGCAGCAGACCAGTCTCCGATCGAGAAGCCGTTTAATGTTGGGGTAATGCAGGTTTGA
- a CDS encoding IS3 family transposase, with the protein MTIHGLRQKYPLELLLDLFEIPRSNFYYHIKNSAADSKYKDARRQIRQVYDRHKGRFGYRRITMTIRKMGSNINHKTVLKLMKAMDLKSLVRAKKYRSYKGQTGKVAPNILNRDFKSIKPSQKWATDVSEFRVKDKKLFLSPIIDLFNGEIISYSLSESANFKQVTQMLKTAFKKINKPESLVLHSDQGWQYQMSEYQKMLKSKGITQSMSRKGNCLDNAIIENFFGTIKSELFYLNKYQSIDELKKDIKDYIHYYNKDRIRLNLNGMSPAQYRAHHTNR; encoded by the coding sequence TTGACAATCCATGGGTTAAGGCAGAAATACCCGCTTGAATTGCTTTTGGACCTCTTTGAAATACCCAGAAGTAATTTCTACTACCATATTAAAAATAGCGCTGCCGACAGCAAGTATAAAGACGCGCGAAGGCAGATCAGGCAAGTTTATGATCGGCATAAGGGAAGGTTCGGCTACCGTCGCATTACAATGACTATCCGTAAGATGGGCAGCAACATCAACCATAAAACGGTCTTAAAGCTGATGAAGGCCATGGACCTTAAATCGCTGGTCCGCGCCAAAAAGTACCGCTCTTACAAAGGTCAGACAGGCAAGGTAGCGCCCAACATCCTCAACAGGGATTTTAAATCTATAAAGCCATCACAGAAATGGGCAACGGATGTCTCTGAGTTCAGGGTGAAAGACAAAAAACTTTTTCTATCTCCTATTATTGATCTCTTTAATGGAGAAATCATCAGTTATAGCCTATCTGAATCGGCTAATTTCAAACAAGTCACACAAATGCTCAAAACCGCATTTAAAAAGATAAATAAGCCAGAAAGCCTGGTGCTACATTCGGATCAGGGATGGCAATACCAAATGAGTGAATATCAAAAAATGCTCAAATCAAAAGGCATTACCCAAAGTATGTCCAGAAAAGGCAATTGCCTGGACAACGCTATTATTGAAAACTTTTTTGGAACAATTAAATCGGAATTGTTCTACCTGAACAAATATCAAAGCATTGATGAGCTCAAAAAAGACATCAAAGATTACATTCACTATTACAACAAAGATAGGATCAGGCTTAATTTAAATGGAATGAGCCCGGCTCAATACCGGGCTCATCACACTAATCGTTAA
- a CDS encoding MlaD family protein: MKISREAKVGVMAVVAIVMLYFGFHILKGSDVFSRTHQYYVVYDNIDGLTASNPVLLNGLNVGRVQEIKLLQSRKNQILVSIDIQKGVIIPGGTAATLADGGLLGGKVINLVVGTGPALKDGDTLVSRKEAGISAVLQEQALPLVNHADSLIKNLDVVVMGFKETGLILNQVLKNYNQTGTNLQRLLNENRTNLVALTSNLNKLSTSLVETEKELKPLLAKTGTLADSLNALRLGETVQNANRTIGELHTLLASVESGKGTAGKLIKDETLYNNIDRTVVSLNKLLTNLREHPKRYINISVFGKKDKGPSESPLDTTTVIK; encoded by the coding sequence ATGAAAATATCAAGAGAAGCAAAAGTCGGAGTTATGGCGGTCGTCGCTATTGTAATGTTATATTTCGGCTTTCACATTTTAAAAGGCTCCGACGTTTTTTCCAGAACCCATCAATATTACGTGGTTTACGACAATATCGACGGCTTGACCGCATCCAATCCCGTCTTACTCAATGGATTAAATGTAGGTCGGGTGCAGGAAATCAAGTTATTGCAAAGCCGGAAAAATCAGATACTGGTCAGCATTGACATCCAAAAAGGCGTTATCATACCGGGCGGGACGGCAGCTACCCTGGCGGATGGTGGTTTGCTGGGCGGTAAAGTCATTAATCTGGTAGTCGGGACCGGGCCAGCTTTAAAGGATGGCGACACATTGGTATCCCGCAAGGAAGCAGGGATTTCGGCTGTTCTACAGGAGCAAGCGCTGCCGCTTGTCAATCACGCCGATTCACTGATCAAAAACCTGGATGTGGTTGTGATGGGGTTCAAAGAAACAGGTTTGATACTGAACCAAGTCCTCAAAAACTATAATCAGACGGGAACAAATTTACAGAGGTTACTGAATGAAAACCGCACTAATCTGGTCGCATTAACGTCTAATTTAAACAAGCTTTCCACATCTTTGGTAGAAACAGAAAAAGAGCTGAAACCGCTTCTTGCCAAAACAGGAACCTTGGCAGACTCTCTGAATGCATTGCGGCTCGGGGAAACGGTTCAGAACGCGAACAGGACCATTGGAGAACTGCATACATTGCTGGCAAGCGTTGAATCGGGAAAAGGAACCGCGGGGAAGCTCATCAAAGACGAAACGCTTTACAACAACATCGACCGGACAGTTGTGAGCCTCAACAAGCTTTTGACAAATTTGCGGGAGCATCCGAAACGTTACATTAACATTTCTGTTTTTGGAAAAAAAGATAAAGGACCGTCGGAATCACCGCTTGACACAACCACGGTGATCAAGTAG
- a CDS encoding helix-turn-helix domain-containing protein: protein MGKNRKHSVAFRLKVVKAYLAGDGINELSRRFKIAKSSVQKWIGHYKQGGGSSLLPQYGHNYTKEFKQQVVHAYQNQGLSLNECCFKFKIPSMSTLHVWIRQYEQFGIDGFITARGRPRSMKNKPKIIKTYGPLTRLEELENENLRLRAENDLLKKLDALIREKEAAQKKKR, encoded by the coding sequence ATGGGCAAAAACAGAAAACACAGTGTAGCTTTCAGGCTAAAGGTCGTTAAAGCCTATCTAGCCGGTGATGGTATCAATGAATTATCCAGACGCTTTAAGATTGCTAAATCCAGTGTGCAAAAATGGATTGGACATTATAAGCAAGGCGGGGGTTCAAGCCTTTTGCCGCAATACGGGCACAATTACACAAAAGAATTTAAGCAACAAGTCGTGCATGCTTATCAGAACCAGGGCTTATCTTTGAATGAGTGCTGCTTCAAATTTAAAATACCCAGCATGAGTACTTTACATGTCTGGATCAGGCAGTATGAGCAGTTTGGTATAGATGGTTTTATCACGGCCCGTGGCAGGCCCAGGTCTATGAAAAACAAACCCAAGATCATTAAAACATACGGTCCATTGACCCGATTGGAGGAGCTCGAAAACGAGAACCTGCGCCTGAGGGCAGAGAATGACTTGCTAAAAAAGCTGGATGCCTTAATCCGCGAGAAGGAAGCTGCGCAAAAGAAAAAGCGTTGA
- a CDS encoding N-acetylmuramoyl-L-alanine amidase family protein, translating to MLKVLKLVIVASTLFASLAFVIQDDPAPAKSSKVKTVVIDAGHGGKDPGTRGRVTKEKDVALAVALELGRRIKEETPEVKVLYTRSTDVFIELGERSAFANRNNADLFISVHCNATPSSRSVRGTETFVMGLHKTQGNLDVAKRENSVILQETNYKQKYKGFDPNSPLAHIMLANYQSAFISSSLRLADLIEKKFQSVSDRDSRGVKQAGFLVLWRCAMPAVLIETGFLSTPDEEEYLGSKDGQEEVAESIHQAFMAYKKDMDR from the coding sequence ATGTTAAAAGTTCTTAAATTAGTAATTGTCGCAAGCACCCTTTTTGCAAGCCTCGCTTTTGTAATCCAAGACGATCCCGCACCGGCCAAATCCAGCAAAGTTAAAACGGTTGTCATCGACGCCGGTCATGGGGGGAAAGATCCTGGGACCAGGGGACGTGTTACCAAAGAAAAAGACGTTGCGTTGGCAGTTGCACTCGAACTTGGGCGAAGGATCAAAGAAGAAACTCCGGAAGTAAAAGTACTATATACCAGATCAACTGACGTTTTTATTGAGTTAGGGGAACGCTCCGCATTTGCGAATCGCAACAATGCAGACCTTTTTATCTCCGTTCACTGCAATGCCACACCCAGCTCCCGGTCGGTGAGAGGAACGGAAACATTCGTAATGGGTTTACACAAAACACAAGGAAACCTGGACGTTGCGAAGCGGGAAAACTCGGTTATCTTGCAGGAAACGAACTATAAGCAAAAATACAAAGGCTTCGACCCCAATTCGCCGCTCGCGCACATTATGCTTGCCAACTACCAAAGCGCGTTTATTTCCAGCAGTCTTCGTCTTGCGGATTTAATTGAAAAGAAATTTCAATCTGTGTCAGATCGGGACAGCCGCGGCGTGAAACAAGCCGGGTTTCTGGTGCTTTGGAGATGCGCGATGCCAGCCGTTTTGATCGAAACCGGCTTCTTGTCCACTCCTGATGAAGAAGAATACCTGGGTTCAAAGGATGGACAGGAAGAAGTTGCAGAGTCTATTCACCAGGCATTTATGGCCTACAAAAAAGATATGGACCGTTAA
- a CDS encoding DUF4160 domain-containing protein — protein MPEISRFFGIVIYMYFKDHFPPHFHAEYGDQEAQFSIETGNIIVGDLPRKQIRLIQAWVELYRDDLTINYQESQKDNGQFRKIKPLQ, from the coding sequence ATGCCCGAAATTTCTCGTTTTTTTGGAATAGTGATTTACATGTATTTCAAAGATCATTTTCCACCTCATTTTCATGCCGAGTACGGCGATCAGGAAGCGCAATTCTCTATTGAAACCGGTAACATTATTGTCGGTGATTTACCCAGGAAGCAAATAAGGCTCATTCAGGCGTGGGTGGAGCTTTATAGAGATGATTTGACGATCAATTATCAGGAGTCGCAAAAGGACAATGGGCAGTTTAGAAAAATCAAACCTTTACAATAA
- a CDS encoding SGNH/GDSL hydrolase family protein — protein MIERNLNWLWFAVLLISGPFVNAQPEAKMSSWKGFEKVEFTFEGRNAWYVKPRTAIAGNPWVWRAHFPTWHTEMDSILLSRGFYIAYINTNDMFGHPKAMQVWDAFYDYLVNQKHFASKVALEGVSRGGLYVYGWAKRNPDKVSCIYAEAPVCDPKSWPGGKGKGPGSEKDWAAWLKLFNVTENEAAKFTDIPLNDLAGLASFKVPIVHVIGLKDKHVPAEENSDLLVKNYMQLGGPISVYPMNRGDQEMEGHHFPIEHPEYFANFIEQHSVPVQKVLSHKPYIQINKGLGNAFDKFKKEKKGTVAFLGGSITHNPGWRDKTAQYLEEHFPETDFTFIAAGIPSLGSTPHAFRFERDVLAKGTPDLLFLEAAVNDRGNGFTEKAQIRGLEGILRHLYAANPSANVILMAFAEPAKNADYEKGKVPTEVAVHERVAKHYGTAYINLAKEVYDRITAGEFSWKYDFKDLHPSPYGQEVYFQTIKELIKTDSSAAKNAIKLPAPMDKFSYEKGSYHEVAEAKNMKGFTLSPDWKPADKVPTRPGFVNVPMLVGEQANAVLDFEFKGRGVGIAIISGPDAGKITYTIDGKKPQTLDFFTPWSNQLHLPWYLMLGDELSPGKHKLRLTIAGDKNEKSIGNACRIVYFLVNE, from the coding sequence ATGATTGAAAGAAATTTAAATTGGTTATGGTTTGCGGTCCTGCTGATCTCAGGACCGTTTGTAAATGCTCAGCCGGAAGCGAAAATGTCTTCCTGGAAAGGGTTTGAAAAGGTTGAATTCACTTTTGAAGGCCGGAATGCCTGGTATGTGAAACCGCGAACAGCCATTGCCGGAAACCCCTGGGTGTGGCGCGCGCATTTCCCCACCTGGCACACAGAAATGGACAGCATTTTGCTTTCCCGTGGTTTTTACATCGCCTATATCAACACCAATGACATGTTTGGGCATCCAAAAGCCATGCAGGTTTGGGATGCTTTTTATGATTATCTGGTAAATCAAAAGCATTTTGCATCCAAAGTGGCGCTGGAAGGCGTAAGTCGTGGTGGATTGTATGTGTATGGCTGGGCCAAGCGCAATCCCGATAAAGTAAGCTGCATTTACGCCGAAGCGCCCGTTTGCGATCCGAAAAGCTGGCCGGGAGGAAAGGGAAAAGGCCCGGGATCGGAAAAAGATTGGGCGGCATGGTTAAAACTCTTCAATGTTACCGAGAATGAAGCAGCGAAATTTACGGACATTCCTTTGAATGATCTCGCCGGGTTAGCATCATTTAAAGTCCCGATAGTTCATGTTATCGGCCTGAAAGATAAGCATGTTCCGGCTGAAGAAAACAGTGACTTATTGGTAAAAAACTATATGCAGCTGGGCGGGCCCATTAGTGTTTATCCCATGAACCGCGGCGATCAGGAAATGGAGGGACATCATTTCCCCATCGAGCATCCCGAATATTTTGCCAATTTCATCGAGCAGCATAGCGTTCCTGTGCAAAAGGTCTTGTCTCATAAGCCTTACATTCAGATTAATAAGGGCTTGGGCAATGCTTTTGATAAATTCAAAAAAGAGAAAAAAGGCACGGTCGCATTCCTGGGCGGATCTATCACACACAACCCAGGCTGGCGCGATAAAACGGCGCAATATCTGGAAGAACATTTTCCTGAAACCGACTTTACCTTCATTGCAGCGGGCATTCCGTCGCTGGGGAGCACGCCGCACGCATTCCGTTTCGAGCGCGACGTGCTGGCCAAGGGCACGCCCGATTTGCTCTTCCTGGAAGCAGCTGTAAATGATCGGGGAAATGGATTCACCGAAAAAGCGCAGATCAGAGGCTTGGAAGGGATTTTAAGACATTTGTATGCTGCTAACCCCAGTGCCAATGTTATATTAATGGCATTTGCAGAGCCAGCCAAGAATGCGGATTACGAAAAAGGAAAAGTGCCCACAGAAGTTGCGGTCCACGAGCGGGTTGCGAAACATTACGGAACGGCGTACATTAACCTTGCCAAAGAAGTCTACGACCGGATTACAGCAGGTGAGTTTTCCTGGAAATATGATTTTAAAGACCTGCATCCATCGCCCTATGGGCAGGAGGTGTATTTTCAAACAATTAAAGAGCTAATCAAAACGGACAGCAGCGCCGCTAAAAATGCGATAAAACTGCCCGCGCCAATGGACAAGTTTTCCTACGAAAAAGGAAGCTATCACGAAGTCGCAGAGGCCAAAAATATGAAAGGATTCACACTTAGCCCGGACTGGAAGCCAGCGGACAAGGTGCCAACGAGGCCAGGTTTTGTCAATGTGCCAATGCTGGTTGGCGAACAAGCAAACGCAGTATTAGACTTCGAGTTTAAAGGCCGAGGTGTAGGCATAGCCATTATCTCCGGCCCCGATGCAGGAAAAATCACCTACACCATCGACGGCAAAAAGCCCCAAACCCTGGACTTCTTTACCCCATGGAGCAACCAGTTGCACTTACCCTGGTATCTAATGCTGGGCGACGAACTTTCCCCGGGCAAGCACAAACTCCGCTTAACCATTGCTGGCGACAAGAATGAAAAAAGCATTGGTAACGCTTGTAGGATTGTTTATTTTTTAGTGAATGAATGA
- a CDS encoding NAD(P)-dependent oxidoreductase, translated as MSEKITFLGLGNLGTPIAESLIKAGYELTVWNRTASKAEPLAKLGAKVVENAIDAIETGGIVISVLADDSVVEEVFNMELVEKLGKGGIHISMSTISPETSRQLSQIHDWYEATYIAAPIFARPEAVVAGVGNIAISGKAAAKEIAKPILQGFVKGIYDFGEDPGAANVVKLAGNFMIAASLEMMGEAFTMAEKNGISRQSIYEMLTQTLFAAPIFQNYGKFVANNVYEPVAFKLALGLKDINLTLQTASDVNVPMPMADLIRNRFISALAKKRDNLDWSALAQGASDDAGA; from the coding sequence ATGTCTGAAAAAATAACATTCCTGGGTTTGGGTAACCTCGGAACACCGATTGCAGAAAGTCTGATTAAAGCAGGTTACGAGTTGACCGTTTGGAATAGAACAGCCTCAAAAGCAGAGCCTTTGGCTAAATTAGGGGCAAAAGTCGTTGAGAATGCGATAGACGCGATTGAGACTGGCGGAATTGTCATTTCCGTGCTGGCTGATGATTCGGTTGTTGAGGAAGTTTTCAACATGGAACTGGTTGAGAAACTCGGCAAAGGTGGCATTCATATTTCCATGAGCACCATTTCACCTGAAACCTCCCGCCAACTGAGCCAGATACATGACTGGTATGAAGCCACTTACATTGCCGCACCGATTTTTGCGAGGCCGGAAGCAGTCGTTGCAGGGGTAGGAAACATTGCCATATCTGGGAAAGCGGCAGCGAAGGAAATCGCGAAACCAATCTTGCAGGGTTTTGTGAAAGGCATTTATGATTTTGGGGAAGATCCGGGAGCAGCGAATGTGGTAAAGCTGGCCGGAAACTTCATGATCGCGGCGAGTTTGGAAATGATGGGAGAAGCTTTTACTATGGCCGAGAAAAACGGGATTTCCCGCCAAAGCATTTACGAAATGCTTACGCAGACATTATTTGCCGCGCCCATATTCCAGAATTATGGAAAATTTGTTGCCAATAATGTTTACGAGCCAGTCGCATTCAAACTTGCATTAGGGCTGAAAGACATTAATCTTACCTTACAAACGGCCTCAGACGTTAATGTTCCTATGCCGATGGCCGATTTGATCCGTAACCGGTTTATTTCAGCATTGGCCAAAAAGCGGGACAATCTGGACTGGAGCGCGCTGGCACAGGGCGCTTCCGATGACGCCGGAGCATAA